tcatctggaaggtcaggggttcaatctcctgcagccacatgttcgtgtgtccttgggcaagacacttaaacccaagttgttcctgctgctgcatcagCGGCGTATTCATGGATCATTTCATACTTATGGACACATTACATATCAGCCTcggccatcagtgtgtgaatgtggtgtcaACAGCGAgtctttgagttgtcagaagactggaaaagctCTTTACCATTCTGTTCCATCTATTCTTAGACTGAAGGACTGTCAGCATGGAGCCCGCCTGCCGTAAAGACAAACCGAAGCTGAACTCTACCCCGACAAGAGGAGACCGAGCCAAGCAGAAATCTGCACAACAAGAGCTCAAACAGCGGCAGAGAGCGGAGGTGACCCACCTTCCTGTTTATAATCCTGGTGCCTTTATGATACACCAGCATCACCTCCCAATAGACTTCATGTGTGTCTAATGCATTTCCTTTAGAATAACACCTCACCCCTGTTTGATTAAGTGTGTTTCCTGTCACCCCCTTTATTTCCAGATTTATGCCTTGAACAAGGTGATGACGGAGTTGGAACAGCAGCAGTTTGAGGCCTTTTGTAAACAGATGCAGTCGCAAGGAGAATGACGAGTCCCGCCTTCCTCTCTCCCCTGGACCAGGAGCCAATCACCTTCTGAGCACACAATGTACGCACACCGCTACAGACTTACAATCACACGCTCTCTGAAGTTCAACGGGACAATTTCACTGACTCAAAATGTCTGACTCAGCCGCCTGTCTGTGCGAGAGACGACTGAAAGCTTTGTTTGACCATATGACCAACAGAAGATGAATCACATATGTCATATGAATACATGATCAGACCTGAGCTTGCAAGCTCCCTTTGTAGTACCCTTAGtagtgacctttaaatgtacatttgttaATTTGTAATTTGAACTAGTCAAACTGATTATCATCTGAACATAACCCATTCAGGAGGCATCGTGTTATTTGCCTCAGAGTGGTAAAGTATTCACTGTTCTTCTAAGTCAGAGACCAACCAGTTCAAAGCAGGTTATGGAGCTctggtgttttctttctgtttatgCAGAAAAATATCAAGATTTGTTACTTTAACTCATTAAGCCGAGTGAGTAGATTAGAGCCACATGAGTAGCTCTACATgttgaaaagaacaaaaacatgatacaAACAATATATAAGTCATTTAcatcaaaactgtttttaaaatgtgataaaagaGCTGCACAGGTTCTGTACTCGGTTGTATATCAGCAGCCACACAAAACTTCAACAAAGAAAACTCCAGCAGCTGATATTTGATTTTATATGTCACTCTTGTATTTCtgcaaaaattaaacaaaatgttttttttgtctatttattAAATCTGGAATACTGTCGTTTTGgtgaatgcacattttattgtGCAGTTTATACAAAAGTCCTTATTTTGGTGTCATCAGTCAGGTTCAGTGTCTGAGAGCTTTAACTTCACGGCTGATATTGAAACATTTTAGAGAAGTTGAAGTGCAGTGATTGGAAATCTCGGAgtaaaaatgtcactttctTTTACCTGACGTGGGTCAGGAGAAGATGTGTCACCTGATCCTCTTAATTACGTGGTAACGCTGCACCTGGCCATCTTTCTCAGTTAGTCTCCAGGCGTCTCTCCAGTTATTTTAATcctaaaacacattcaaaacactCACACTGAATTAGGTGTTTGTAAGATGCATCTGTCAAGTTGTTCTCTGCATTTGACACAGAGTCAGAAACaacatattcaaacacacaggCTCAGACCTTTAAAGTCATGCCAAGACGCTAGGCGCTCTGAAGTGGTGGTTGGAATTTTGATGTTCTGTTACTTTTGTCGCTTGGCTTTACAGTTTTAATTCTGgcagtgcaactttttgatcatgtttttttttttttcaaaaggtttattttggggctttttatgcctttatttagagacaggacagtggatagagagagagagagagagtggggaatgacatgcaggaaaggagcaacaggaggactatagcctcttgACAGTGAGTTCAGCTAAGCCAGCCAGGGGACTGACGTGGTAAATACCGAGGGTTGTGCTGTGGACAGGAGCACCAGCAAAGAAATCAGAAATAAGATCAATGCCAATTTAAAGTTTTCACCTCCGTACAATTACATCAAAACAGCTCATTTCTATGACTAACATTTTCAAAGTGGAATTAAAGCCCTGCTGCCCAAATACactgagttttaaaaaagtaccTCATACTACCGCGCtctaaaaaaaatccagactACCCCTTTaatgcatctttaaaaacagactgtTCTGTTATGTGCCGATGTTAACGGTGCTCACTTTGAACACTCATGTGAATGAGGTCATACGCTGCCCACTGGCCTGCACATGAAAAGTAGTGAATTTTACTTTAAcatttacaagttttttttttaaaatcaaaatcactTCTTTGATTTTAATTGTTAAATATTTATAGTCTTTACGGGCCTATGTCCATTTTCACTTAAgttataaaatgttattttaatacaaaaataaaagttcgtttttttgtgtttttattgtctgcATGTTGTCAAtctacactaaaaaaaaaaactggattatGATCGTGGCTACATGTCTATTTCTATCTTAGAAGTTGTTACCAAGGTAAAAAGGCTACATGAGTTAAAACATCAGTACTGACAATCTAATAATACAATATGTGATATAACACTCATATAAGATAGTTAGGAACTTTAGATTATTGCATGTTTGTACATTCCCTTAAGTGTAAATTTGATTATATATTTGAGTATTTTATACAAGCAGCAAAATCAGGTAagtaaaagtgaagccaatgtgttagtgcaaaaaaaaagcagttcctcgagtgtccactagaggctggctacaaaagccaaggaatccccattagatCCCATATTTAAAAAGCCCATTTTAACATcaggaataaacatgtttagagCCTGAATCAGAGAACTAATTAGGTATGGATCGCTGTCTTTTACTGAAGTTGAATTTTTGTAACACATCTGTTTTGATTCTATTGAGCCTAAAAGTTATTCTTTAATTTGCGTGATTAAGGGCGAGGTTGAGTCGActtagctgtttgccaggaggcttaatgCCAACACTacctctttgtctgtgtttagATTGATCTAACACTAGGTTGagagcatttccaacatggccaCCGCTAAATTGTTGGGCTTCAGAAACAGATAGGTGAAGTCTCTGAGTCGACGTCCATGTTCTATAcatctatgatcttgtagttaatCATACATTTGAATGCAAAAAGATCCAAACCTTAGAACAAACTAGAACTGCCAGGATATAAAAAGTTGTGGAGTAAAAAGGACTCAAGTATAAGTGTAAACTGTAAAAcgatcaaatcaaataaaagtacCTTGAAATAGAACCCAGAATAGAATTTAAATTAACGAAATCGTTTCATATCTTCTACCAGCCTACATATCTCTACTTGTTCAGTTGTAGCAGCGTGCGTGTCCTCTGCCTCACCTCGTCCGCCCTCTTCAGTCCGTGTAGATGAATCACAACCCCACAGCATGGATCTGTGTTTACAGATCTTAAAGTTAATATCCAACAAAACAGGCGGTGATGTAATGTACAacagttttcatctttttaattcCAATGTACAACTACCCCACACACCATACAACACATCATTTATGTTAACACCAGGGTAAGTCACAGTCCAGAGGTA
The Labrus mixtus chromosome 7, fLabMix1.1, whole genome shotgun sequence DNA segment above includes these coding regions:
- the svbp gene encoding small vasohibin-binding protein, whose amino-acid sequence is MEPACRKDKPKLNSTPTRGDRAKQKSAQQELKQRQRAEIYALNKVMTELEQQQFEAFCKQMQSQGE